In Gemmatimonas sp. UBA7669, one genomic interval encodes:
- a CDS encoding acyl-CoA carboxylase subunit beta produces the protein MSGRLRELADEIRELEARLRLGGGPDKIAKEHKRGKLTARERVDRLRDPNTPFLEIGLLVAHDKYDGQAPGAGVITGIAVVEGREVVVVANDATVKAGSWWPETITKTLRAQEVAMRCRIPIIYLVDSAGVNLPYQGGVFPGQYGAARIFYYNSIMRRYLRIPQFAAVMGQCVAGGAYLPALSDVILMVKGTSFMGLGGPNLVKGATGQTVDGETLGGAVTHTEVSGVAHYALDDDPACLDKLRELVSRLPAPSRAVASAWRPPAEPPTSLYDLLPADHRMSYDMHALLRAVLDEGKLDEFQPNLAKEMICGDARIEGIPVGVIANQRGLIKGRPGERPRFGGIIYAESAEKVAYFIERCDKQGIPLLFVQDVSGFMVGPDAEHEGIIRAGAHFVEAMACARVPKIVLTVNHASGAGYYAMAGQGFDPDFILSWPTGRMAVMEGEAAVQAVHGPALDAAKKAGTTPAPEVLEAVEQMRADYETQLDARYAAARGFVDAIVYPEDTRDLLALALRAASQNHGPHLGAFVLPPMPTFGAS, from the coding sequence ATGAGCGGTCGCCTGCGTGAACTCGCCGACGAAATCCGCGAGTTGGAGGCCCGCCTGCGTTTGGGTGGGGGACCGGACAAGATTGCGAAGGAGCACAAGCGCGGCAAACTGACGGCGCGCGAGCGTGTGGACCGTTTGCGCGATCCCAACACGCCCTTCCTCGAGATCGGCCTGCTGGTGGCCCACGACAAGTATGATGGGCAGGCGCCTGGCGCCGGCGTCATCACGGGCATTGCCGTGGTTGAAGGTCGGGAAGTGGTCGTGGTGGCCAACGATGCCACCGTGAAGGCCGGTTCGTGGTGGCCCGAGACCATCACGAAGACGCTGCGCGCCCAGGAAGTGGCGATGCGCTGCCGCATCCCGATCATTTACCTCGTCGACTCGGCGGGCGTGAATCTGCCCTATCAGGGCGGCGTGTTTCCGGGACAGTACGGCGCGGCCCGCATTTTCTACTACAACTCCATCATGCGCCGGTATCTGCGCATTCCGCAGTTCGCGGCCGTGATGGGACAGTGTGTGGCGGGCGGTGCATATCTGCCGGCGCTCAGCGATGTCATCCTGATGGTGAAGGGCACGTCCTTCATGGGCCTCGGCGGCCCGAATCTTGTGAAGGGCGCCACGGGGCAGACCGTGGATGGCGAAACGCTCGGCGGCGCCGTGACACACACCGAAGTCTCGGGTGTGGCGCACTATGCGCTCGACGACGATCCGGCCTGCCTCGACAAGCTGCGTGAGCTGGTGTCCCGACTGCCCGCGCCGTCGCGCGCGGTGGCCTCGGCGTGGCGCCCGCCTGCCGAACCGCCCACGTCACTCTATGACCTGCTGCCCGCCGATCACCGCATGTCCTACGACATGCACGCGCTGCTGCGCGCGGTGCTCGACGAGGGCAAACTTGACGAGTTCCAGCCCAACCTCGCCAAGGAGATGATCTGCGGCGATGCGCGCATCGAAGGCATCCCCGTTGGCGTGATCGCCAATCAGCGTGGCCTCATCAAGGGACGGCCCGGTGAACGTCCGCGTTTCGGCGGCATCATCTACGCCGAAAGCGCCGAGAAGGTGGCCTACTTCATCGAGCGCTGCGACAAGCAGGGCATCCCGTTGCTCTTTGTGCAGGACGTGTCGGGCTTCATGGTCGGGCCGGACGCGGAGCACGAAGGCATCATTCGCGCGGGCGCACATTTCGTGGAGGCCATGGCCTGCGCCCGCGTCCCCAAAATCGTGCTCACGGTCAACCACGCCAGCGGCGCGGGCTACTATGCCATGGCCGGGCAGGGCTTCGATCCCGACTTCATCCTGTCGTGGCCCACGGGTCGCATGGCCGTGATGGAAGGCGAAGCCGCTGTACAGGCCGTGCACGGTCCGGCGCTCGACGCGGCCAAGAAGGCCGGTACCACGCCGGCGCCGGAAGTGCTGGAAGCGGTTGAACAGATGCGCGCGGACTACGAAACCCAGCTCGATGCGCGGTACGCGGCGGCGCGCGGCTTTGTCGACGCCATCGTGTACCCGGAAGATACGCGGGATCTGTTGGCGCTCGCGCTGCGCGCGGCCAGCCAGAATCACGGACCGCACCTTGGCGCCTTTGTGCTGCCGCCCATGCCCACCTTCGGAGCTTCGTGA
- a CDS encoding class I SAM-dependent methyltransferase, with translation MQDRHEVARLIDVLALPSGARVLDCPCGQGRHAHLLAEAGFDVDGLDYSEDLLEVARRRGTGKQLRYTQGDMRRLPARWSGRFDAVVNLFTSFGFFDDPNDDLTVLEEFARVLKPGGMLVWHGGARDGVMAKFLSRDWWSSADGTVFGQERRFDPLSGFLDITSTWRGPKGHGERSHRIRLYTASELAHRLRDVGLVVEAAYDAWSAKPLTRRSSEMMLVARKDH, from the coding sequence GTGCAGGACCGCCATGAGGTCGCACGCCTCATCGACGTGCTCGCGCTGCCGTCAGGCGCGCGGGTGCTCGATTGTCCCTGCGGGCAGGGTCGTCACGCGCATCTCCTGGCGGAAGCCGGCTTTGATGTGGACGGCCTCGACTACTCCGAGGACCTGCTGGAGGTTGCACGGCGCCGGGGAACCGGGAAGCAGTTGCGGTACACCCAGGGGGACATGCGCCGTCTCCCGGCGCGCTGGAGCGGCCGCTTCGATGCCGTGGTCAACCTCTTTACCTCGTTCGGATTTTTTGACGATCCGAACGATGACCTCACGGTGCTCGAAGAGTTTGCCCGGGTGCTCAAGCCGGGCGGAATGCTGGTGTGGCACGGCGGGGCGCGTGACGGCGTGATGGCCAAGTTCCTCTCGCGCGACTGGTGGTCCTCGGCCGACGGCACGGTGTTCGGTCAGGAGCGTCGCTTCGATCCGCTCTCGGGTTTCCTCGACATCACGTCCACCTGGCGTGGCCCCAAGGGACATGGTGAGCGCTCGCACCGCATTCGCCTGTACACGGCGTCCGAGCTGGCGCATCGCCTCCGGGACGTGGGGCTGGTGGTGGAAGCCGCCTACGACGCCTGGAGCGCCAAGCCGCTCACCCGCCGATCCAGCGAGATGATGCTGGTGGCGCGTAAAGACCACTAG
- a CDS encoding AtuA-related protein — protein sequence MQVRLLDIAHARSGDKGDTANVGLIALKPAWYPILDRYVTRDAVAAHFAGQITGDVVRFELPNLGALNFLLHGALDGGGTLSLKTDAQGKVYSTALLRLVITVPDAEASAAGLPAYAG from the coding sequence ATGCAGGTTCGATTGCTGGACATCGCCCACGCCCGCAGCGGCGACAAGGGAGACACCGCCAACGTGGGCCTCATTGCCCTCAAGCCGGCGTGGTATCCCATCCTCGATCGCTACGTGACGCGTGATGCCGTGGCCGCGCACTTCGCCGGCCAGATCACGGGTGACGTGGTGCGCTTCGAGTTGCCCAATCTCGGGGCGCTCAACTTTCTGCTGCATGGTGCGCTCGATGGCGGTGGCACGCTGTCACTCAAGACCGATGCACAGGGCAAGGTGTACTCCACGGCGTTGTTGCGCCTGGTGATCACCGTTCCCGATGCGGAAGCATCGGCGGCCGGCCTTCCGGCCTACGCGGGCTGA
- a CDS encoding cobalamin B12-binding domain-containing protein, with protein MTRPIRVLVAKPGLDGHDRGAKVVAAALRDAGMEVIYTGLHQTPEMIATAAVQEDVDVVGLSILSGAHMTLFPRVRDLLVEEGRDDILLTGGGIIPKEDMDQLQAQGVARLFGPGTSTQELVDYIREWFASRQQQDA; from the coding sequence ATGACTCGACCAATTCGCGTGCTGGTCGCCAAGCCCGGCCTTGATGGACACGATCGTGGCGCCAAGGTCGTGGCCGCCGCGCTCCGCGACGCCGGCATGGAAGTGATCTATACCGGCTTGCACCAGACCCCCGAGATGATCGCCACGGCCGCCGTTCAGGAAGACGTAGATGTCGTGGGCCTGTCGATTCTCTCCGGCGCGCACATGACGCTGTTCCCTCGGGTACGCGACCTGCTCGTGGAGGAAGGACGCGACGACATCCTGCTCACGGGCGGCGGTATCATCCCGAAGGAGGACATGGACCAGTTGCAGGCGCAGGGGGTGGCGCGCCTCTTCGGCCCCGGTACCAGCACGCAGGAACTCGTGGACTACATCCGTGAGTGGTTCGCGTCGCGCCAGCAGCAGGACGCATGA
- a CDS encoding RecQ family ATP-dependent DNA helicase, protein MSAAFDQARATLRQHFGYPEFRPPQVRAVQAVLSGRDALVVLPTGGGKSLCYQVPALMREGLTIVVSPLISLMKDQVEALERRGLSAAYINSTLSSNEVSDRMARARDGSLKLLYLAPERMDAGRTMQRLADIGVALLAVDEAHCISEWGHDFRPSYRRIGRIRDGLGGPQTVALTATATPDVRQDIVKQLALREPEVVVAGFDRTNLTYHVVPTRTQHDKDSTAVQWLREAEGPAIVYAPTRKAVERVTATLVRGRIRATAYHAGLDDSLRQRAQDAFMNERARVIVATSAFGMGIDKPDVRLVVHHAMPGTLEAYYQEAGRAGRDGKQSTCVLLHSYPDRFTHEFFIANAHPERSVVELVWKQMQQAADPTGFAPLTLEDLVQRVPPKVGDRKVGAALRVLMAHGLCTIEPPAPGRVFVRLLATPARITRELVGEREFDREVLRALWRAVGKRLETGASVDLDGLPPGLGGAMGLVPVLERLESQQFVTWTATGGGMRIDPRVQTGQTIPVDWALLERRRQADLGRLDAMQRYAQTRYCRRAFVLRYFGDPEARASCGACDRCLGTSNAPAALESSRPARTRTRPRA, encoded by the coding sequence GTGTCCGCCGCGTTCGATCAGGCGCGCGCCACGCTGCGGCAGCATTTCGGCTATCCGGAGTTCCGTCCGCCGCAGGTTCGTGCGGTGCAGGCGGTGTTGTCGGGTCGCGACGCGCTGGTGGTGCTGCCCACCGGCGGCGGTAAGAGCCTGTGTTATCAGGTGCCGGCGCTCATGCGCGAGGGGCTGACCATTGTGGTCAGTCCACTCATCAGCCTCATGAAAGATCAGGTGGAGGCGCTCGAGCGACGCGGACTCAGTGCGGCCTACATCAACAGCACGCTGAGCAGCAACGAAGTGTCCGATCGCATGGCGCGGGCGCGCGATGGCTCACTCAAGCTGCTGTATCTGGCGCCGGAGCGCATGGACGCGGGCCGCACGATGCAGCGCCTGGCCGACATTGGTGTGGCCCTGCTGGCTGTGGATGAAGCGCACTGCATCAGTGAGTGGGGTCATGACTTCCGGCCCAGCTACCGGCGCATCGGTCGCATTCGCGACGGGCTGGGTGGACCGCAGACGGTGGCGCTGACCGCGACGGCCACACCGGATGTGCGACAGGACATTGTCAAGCAGTTGGCACTGCGCGAACCCGAGGTGGTGGTGGCCGGCTTCGACCGCACCAATCTCACGTATCACGTGGTGCCCACGCGCACGCAGCACGACAAGGACAGCACGGCGGTGCAGTGGCTGCGCGAGGCCGAGGGGCCGGCCATTGTGTATGCGCCCACCCGCAAGGCGGTGGAGCGCGTGACGGCCACTCTGGTGCGCGGTCGCATTCGCGCCACCGCCTATCACGCGGGCCTCGACGACAGTCTGCGTCAGCGCGCGCAGGACGCCTTCATGAATGAACGCGCGCGGGTCATCGTCGCGACCAGTGCCTTCGGCATGGGCATCGACAAACCCGATGTGCGTCTGGTCGTGCATCACGCCATGCCGGGTACGCTGGAAGCGTACTACCAGGAAGCCGGGCGGGCAGGGCGCGACGGCAAGCAGAGTACCTGTGTGTTGCTGCACAGCTATCCCGATCGATTCACGCACGAGTTCTTCATCGCCAACGCACATCCCGAGCGCAGCGTGGTGGAACTGGTGTGGAAGCAGATGCAGCAGGCGGCCGATCCGACGGGCTTCGCGCCGCTCACGCTGGAAGACCTCGTGCAGCGCGTGCCGCCCAAGGTGGGCGACCGCAAAGTGGGCGCCGCGCTCAGAGTGCTGATGGCGCATGGCCTGTGCACCATCGAACCGCCAGCGCCGGGCCGCGTGTTCGTGCGGCTCCTGGCCACACCAGCGCGCATCACGCGCGAACTGGTGGGAGAGCGCGAGTTTGATCGGGAAGTGCTGCGCGCGCTTTGGCGCGCGGTGGGCAAACGTCTGGAGACTGGTGCGAGTGTGGATCTCGACGGTTTGCCGCCTGGACTTGGCGGTGCGATGGGTCTGGTCCCGGTCCTGGAGCGACTCGAGTCGCAGCAGTTCGTCACGTGGACGGCAACGGGCGGTGGCATGCGCATCGATCCACGAGTCCAGACCGGGCAGACCATTCCGGTGGACTGGGCGCTGCTGGAGCGTCGGCGTCAGGCCGACCTCGGTCGACTCGATGCCATGCAGCGGTATGCGCAAACCCGCTATTGCCGAAGAGCGTTCGTCCTGCGCTATTTCGGAGACCCTGAGGCCCGCGCCTCGTGCGGTGCCTGTGATCGCTGTCTGGGAACGAGCAATGCGCCCGCGGCCCTTGAGAGTTCACGGCCCGCGCGAACGCGCACCCGGCCTCGTGCGTAG
- a CDS encoding acyl-CoA dehydrogenase yields MDDSLYFSEQHLAVRDMVSAFAREHVAPVAAQHDEASTFPWENVKKMGELGLLGVPWSEELGGAGFDTISFMIAIEELAKVCASHSITISAHTTLGTSPIVNFGTKSQLERYVPLLASGKVLGGFGLTEEAAGSDAGGTRTTAVKKGDRYILNGSKRFITHAGVGEVFVVTAVTDPSAGTKGISSFILTKESVDVDACRVLGVGHDDTLPNMPGFKAGKKEDKLGWRASDTRELLFDNVEVPEENLLGTEGLGFINFMKTLDAGRIGIAALSLGIAQGALDESLKYASVRKQFGSAIASFQGVQFQLSDIATEIEAGRHLMYHAAWLSQNGKPFGKEAAMAKLFCSELAMRATIKAIQIHGGYGYTKDYPVERYMRDAKICEIGEGTSEIQRLVIARHLLKGLAA; encoded by the coding sequence ATGGACGACAGTTTGTACTTCTCCGAGCAGCATCTCGCTGTTCGTGACATGGTCAGCGCCTTCGCGCGCGAGCATGTGGCGCCGGTCGCGGCGCAGCATGACGAAGCCTCGACGTTCCCCTGGGAGAACGTGAAGAAGATGGGCGAGCTTGGTCTGCTTGGTGTGCCGTGGTCCGAAGAGCTTGGCGGCGCCGGCTTCGATACGATCAGCTTCATGATCGCCATCGAAGAGCTGGCCAAGGTCTGCGCGTCGCACTCGATCACCATCAGCGCCCACACCACGCTGGGCACCTCGCCCATCGTCAACTTCGGTACGAAGTCGCAGCTCGAGCGCTATGTGCCACTCCTGGCCAGCGGCAAGGTGCTCGGCGGCTTCGGCCTCACCGAGGAAGCGGCAGGCAGCGACGCCGGCGGTACGCGTACCACGGCCGTGAAGAAGGGCGACCGTTACATCCTCAACGGCAGCAAGCGTTTCATCACGCACGCGGGCGTTGGTGAGGTCTTCGTGGTCACGGCCGTGACTGACCCTTCGGCGGGCACGAAAGGCATCTCGAGCTTCATTCTCACCAAGGAATCGGTGGACGTCGACGCCTGCCGCGTGCTCGGTGTGGGTCATGACGACACGCTGCCCAACATGCCGGGCTTCAAGGCCGGCAAGAAGGAAGACAAGCTCGGCTGGCGTGCGTCGGACACCCGTGAACTGCTGTTTGACAACGTGGAAGTGCCCGAAGAGAACTTGCTGGGCACCGAAGGCCTGGGCTTCATCAACTTCATGAAGACGCTCGATGCCGGTCGCATCGGCATCGCGGCGCTGTCGCTGGGCATCGCCCAGGGGGCGCTCGATGAGTCGCTCAAGTACGCCAGCGTGCGCAAGCAGTTCGGCTCGGCCATTGCGAGCTTCCAGGGCGTACAGTTCCAGCTGAGTGACATCGCCACGGAAATCGAGGCGGGCCGTCACCTCATGTACCATGCCGCCTGGCTGTCGCAGAACGGGAAGCCGTTCGGCAAGGAAGCGGCCATGGCCAAGCTGTTCTGCTCGGAGTTGGCCATGCGCGCCACCATCAAGGCCATCCAGATCCATGGCGGCTACGGGTACACGAAGGACTACCCGGTGGAGCGCTACATGCGCGACGCGAAGATCTGTGAAATCGGCGAGGGCACGAGCGAGATCCAGCGTCTGGTCATCGCGCGGCACCTGCTGAAGGGATTGGCGGCCTGA
- a CDS encoding acyclic terpene utilization AtuA family protein, which yields MSESQQNGSRVVRVASGQGFWGDWLEAPRRQVEGGQVDYLMLDYLAEVTMSIVQKQKERDPRMGYARDFIGAMESVFPAVAERGVKVIANAGGVNPMACADAVLEAASKHGVRGKIRIGVVTGDDILDRLDELLAAGHELRNMDTNEPLANIRDRVLSANAYIGSTPIVEALQQGANVVVTGRSTDTALTMAPLRHEFGWAADDWNRLAAGIVAGHILECGAQCSGGNCLHDWRNIPDLANVGYPIAEAQADGTFVITKHANTGGRVSVPSVTEQLVYEMGDPNAYITPDVVADFTSIRLEDAGENRVRVHGITGGPPTPFLKVSIAYRSGYKAVGTLVYSWPDAMEKAQLADRVLRERLDNLGLKFDQVLSEFVGATATHGPLAGDGREAPEVQYRIGVRGSDRAAVERFTREIAPLVLNGPPSVTGFAGGRPKVEEIVAYWPALLDKRAVSTAVTIVE from the coding sequence ATGTCGGAGTCGCAACAGAACGGGTCGCGCGTCGTGCGCGTGGCCAGCGGACAGGGATTCTGGGGGGACTGGCTGGAAGCCCCCCGCCGTCAGGTGGAAGGCGGTCAGGTGGACTACCTGATGCTGGACTACCTCGCGGAAGTCACCATGTCCATCGTGCAGAAGCAGAAGGAGCGCGATCCCCGCATGGGATACGCGCGGGACTTCATTGGCGCGATGGAGAGTGTGTTTCCGGCCGTGGCCGAGCGCGGCGTGAAGGTCATTGCCAACGCTGGTGGGGTGAACCCGATGGCCTGCGCCGACGCCGTCCTCGAAGCGGCCAGCAAGCATGGCGTGCGTGGCAAGATTCGCATCGGCGTGGTCACCGGCGACGACATTCTCGATCGCCTCGATGAGCTGCTCGCGGCGGGTCACGAGCTGCGCAACATGGACACCAACGAGCCGCTCGCGAACATCCGTGACCGCGTGCTCTCGGCCAACGCGTACATCGGCTCTACGCCAATCGTGGAGGCGCTGCAGCAGGGCGCCAACGTCGTGGTCACCGGTCGCAGCACCGACACCGCGCTCACCATGGCGCCGCTGCGTCACGAGTTCGGGTGGGCCGCCGACGACTGGAACCGGCTCGCGGCAGGAATTGTGGCCGGCCACATTCTCGAGTGTGGCGCGCAGTGCTCGGGCGGCAACTGCCTGCACGACTGGCGCAACATCCCCGATCTGGCCAACGTCGGCTATCCCATTGCCGAGGCGCAGGCCGATGGCACGTTTGTCATCACCAAGCACGCCAACACCGGCGGCCGCGTGAGTGTGCCCAGCGTGACGGAGCAGCTGGTGTACGAAATGGGCGATCCGAACGCGTACATCACGCCCGACGTGGTGGCCGATTTCACCAGCATCCGTCTCGAAGACGCCGGTGAGAATCGGGTGCGGGTGCACGGTATCACCGGTGGGCCGCCGACGCCCTTCCTCAAGGTGTCCATTGCCTATCGCTCGGGCTACAAGGCCGTGGGCACGCTGGTGTACTCCTGGCCCGACGCCATGGAGAAGGCGCAGCTGGCCGACCGCGTACTGCGTGAGCGTCTCGACAACCTCGGTCTCAAGTTCGATCAGGTGTTGAGCGAGTTCGTTGGTGCCACGGCCACGCATGGTCCGTTGGCGGGTGATGGACGTGAGGCGCCGGAAGTGCAGTATCGCATTGGCGTGCGTGGCAGCGACCGCGCGGCCGTCGAGCGCTTTACGCGCGAGATTGCGCCACTCGTGCTCAACGGTCCGCCGAGTGTGACCGGCTTTGCCGGTGGTCGCCCCAAGGTTGAAGAAATCGTGGCCTACTGGCCCGCGCTGCTCGACAAGCGCGCCGTGTCCACCGCTGTCACCATCGTGGAGTGA
- a CDS encoding U32 family peptidase, which produces MPRSSQVPELLAPAGTLDAVRAAVANGANAVYLGASMYNARDEGAQLSLDELEQACAIAHGRGVRVYLTFNVLIKPHELVEALRYLGECVDRGIDAAIVQDLGVVRLIQRVYPQLEVHGSTQMTIHDVAGARVMQRLGVERVVLARENTLEDIRAIRTEVPDLSLETFVHGALCISYSGQCFMSGMISERSANRGSCAQSCRKDYTLNDEITGATLDRGYLISTKDLAAHDHLEAIADLGVGCLKVEGRKKKPEYVATVTKAYRGWLDAIARGERGQAPSPDAVEPLVQIFSRGNTGGMYGGRQGREYITRTQPDNRGLPLGMVVGQEGQDLIVEVSRALAVGDGVGFEAPEEGSAASLGGSVQQVRTLSSRAGVFRQAVHVRSGPRVVRVSEGWRVVRTSDATLLAAAQASYAAVPLPTRVGLTRVDVRCFGHAGGPLKTVWQCGEHEVTVRGDVALAPASKRALDMTQLREQFGRLGETPFKLGSVDISGLAAGLFLPVSELNQLRQQATEQLLEQRSWAAMSEQAVRESQIAEQVARIEAVTVYEKGGMAASERADEPLALRAIVYDLDGARAAAAGGATEVVLDPFLRHPMPPVTRVTALRDELAAQGVGLRLRTPTIVRPEERKRLDKWLALGLPVLTGHVGLLAELAEAGVHVVGDYATNVFNQHTAAWLFELGAQRLTASIELTTAEMLDVMSPWQGRGFDVLVYGRTEGMTIEHCVLSAAFEREPTTCRDLCVQKHTNVSLTDPAGYTFAVATDSNCRNRLLHSRPIDGSEHLPALWAQGVRGYHLLFNVPGDPIEAIVRGYRQQLDALAAGESADAMAVRTLLNGEFTRGHFARAV; this is translated from the coding sequence ATGCCCCGCTCGTCGCAGGTTCCCGAACTTCTCGCCCCCGCCGGCACGCTGGACGCCGTACGGGCCGCCGTGGCCAATGGCGCCAATGCCGTGTACCTCGGCGCGTCCATGTACAACGCGCGCGACGAGGGCGCGCAGCTGTCCCTCGACGAGCTGGAACAGGCCTGCGCCATTGCCCACGGGCGCGGCGTGCGCGTGTACCTCACGTTCAATGTGCTGATCAAGCCCCACGAGCTCGTCGAAGCCCTGCGCTATCTCGGCGAGTGCGTGGACCGCGGCATCGATGCGGCCATTGTGCAGGATCTTGGCGTGGTGCGGCTCATCCAACGCGTGTATCCGCAGCTTGAGGTGCACGGTTCCACGCAGATGACCATTCATGACGTGGCCGGTGCACGCGTCATGCAGCGGCTCGGCGTTGAGCGCGTGGTGTTGGCGCGGGAGAATACCCTGGAGGACATCCGGGCCATCCGCACGGAAGTGCCCGACCTCAGTCTCGAGACATTCGTGCACGGCGCGCTGTGCATCTCGTACTCCGGTCAGTGCTTCATGTCTGGCATGATCAGCGAGCGCTCAGCCAATCGCGGGTCCTGTGCCCAGTCGTGTCGCAAGGATTACACGCTGAACGATGAGATCACCGGCGCCACGCTCGACCGCGGCTACCTCATTAGCACCAAGGATCTGGCGGCGCACGATCACCTGGAAGCCATTGCAGATCTCGGTGTCGGCTGCCTCAAGGTGGAAGGTCGCAAGAAGAAGCCCGAGTACGTGGCCACCGTAACCAAGGCCTATCGCGGGTGGCTCGACGCCATCGCGCGGGGAGAACGGGGACAGGCGCCGTCGCCGGATGCTGTGGAACCGCTGGTGCAGATCTTCAGCCGCGGCAACACCGGCGGCATGTACGGCGGGCGTCAGGGTCGGGAGTACATCACGCGCACGCAGCCCGACAATCGTGGTCTGCCACTTGGCATGGTGGTGGGGCAGGAGGGACAGGATCTCATTGTCGAAGTGTCCCGCGCTCTCGCGGTTGGCGACGGCGTCGGTTTCGAAGCGCCGGAGGAGGGGTCTGCAGCGTCGCTCGGGGGCAGTGTACAGCAGGTGCGCACCCTGTCTTCGCGTGCCGGTGTATTCCGTCAGGCAGTCCATGTGCGCAGTGGGCCGCGGGTGGTGCGCGTGTCCGAAGGCTGGCGGGTGGTGCGCACGAGCGACGCCACGCTGCTTGCGGCGGCGCAGGCCAGCTACGCGGCGGTACCGCTTCCAACGCGCGTGGGCCTCACGCGCGTGGATGTGCGCTGCTTCGGACATGCCGGTGGGCCGCTCAAGACGGTGTGGCAGTGCGGCGAGCATGAAGTCACGGTGCGTGGCGATGTGGCGCTGGCACCGGCCAGCAAGCGCGCGCTCGACATGACCCAGTTGCGCGAGCAATTCGGCCGCCTCGGCGAGACGCCGTTCAAGCTGGGGAGTGTGGACATCAGCGGGCTCGCCGCCGGACTCTTTCTTCCGGTGAGTGAGCTCAACCAGCTGCGTCAGCAGGCCACCGAGCAGTTGCTTGAGCAGCGCAGTTGGGCGGCCATGAGTGAGCAAGCCGTTCGCGAATCACAAATTGCCGAGCAGGTGGCGCGCATTGAGGCCGTAACCGTTTACGAGAAGGGCGGGATGGCTGCGAGCGAACGCGCGGACGAGCCACTCGCGCTGCGTGCGATTGTGTACGATCTCGACGGTGCGCGCGCCGCCGCGGCAGGCGGCGCGACGGAGGTGGTGCTCGATCCGTTTCTCCGGCACCCGATGCCCCCGGTTACGCGGGTCACCGCGCTGCGCGATGAACTGGCGGCGCAGGGCGTCGGGCTTCGTTTGCGCACGCCCACCATCGTGCGCCCGGAAGAACGCAAGCGCCTCGACAAGTGGCTGGCTCTGGGATTGCCGGTGCTTACGGGCCACGTCGGGCTGCTGGCCGAGTTGGCCGAGGCGGGCGTGCACGTAGTTGGAGACTACGCTACCAACGTGTTCAATCAGCACACGGCCGCCTGGCTGTTCGAACTCGGGGCGCAAAGGCTCACGGCGTCCATTGAGCTCACCACGGCCGAAATGCTCGACGTGATGAGTCCATGGCAGGGGCGCGGGTTCGATGTATTGGTGTATGGTCGCACCGAGGGCATGACCATTGAGCACTGTGTGCTAAGTGCGGCCTTCGAGCGTGAGCCGACCACCTGCCGCGACCTCTGCGTGCAGAAGCACACGAACGTGTCCCTCACCGATCCGGCAGGCTACACGTTCGCGGTGGCCACCGACAGCAACTGCCGCAACCGTCTGCTGCATTCGCGCCCCATCGATGGCAGTGAGCATCTCCCCGCGCTGTGGGCGCAGGGCGTGCGTGGCTATCACTTGCTGTTCAACGTGCCGGGCGACCCCATAGAGGCCATCGTACGGGGCTATCGCCAGCAGCTCGATGCGCTGGCGGCTGGCGAGTCGGCCGACGCCATGGCCGTGCGGACCCTGCTCAACGGCGAGTTTACGCGCGGACATTTTGCGCGGGCGGTGTGA